The following coding sequences are from one Shewanella putrefaciens window:
- a CDS encoding GrxA family glutaredoxin, with the protein MFVVIFGRPGCPYCVRAVQLSEQLVEKRDDFKFRYVDIHAEGISKADLEKTVGKPVETVPQIFVDEKHVGGCTDFEQYVRDNNLLG; encoded by the coding sequence ATGTTCGTTGTTATTTTTGGCCGTCCAGGCTGTCCTTATTGCGTTCGTGCGGTGCAATTATCTGAGCAACTCGTTGAAAAGCGTGATGACTTCAAGTTCAGATATGTCGATATTCATGCAGAAGGCATCTCTAAAGCAGATTTAGAAAAAACTGTTGGTAAGCCAGTTGAAACCGTACCGCAGATTTTCGTTGATGAGAAACATGTTGGTGGCTGTACAGATTTTGAACAATACGTTCGTGATAATAATCTACTAGGTTAA